From the Clostridiales bacterium FE2011 genome, one window contains:
- the queA gene encoding tRNA preQ1(34) S-adenosylmethionine ribosyltransferase-isomerase QueA, translating to MKTSDFNYDLPEELIAQTPVEPRDHSRLLVYHRKNGQIEHKHFYDIIDYLNPGDALVINETKVIPARLLGVKEDTGVPVEVLLLRRHNATDWEALVRPGRRLRPGTICSFGDGLLRCEVLDNVEDIGGRIVRFHCDGVFEEVLDRLGEMPLPPYIHEKLADANRYQTVYAKQEGSAAAPTAGLHFTPELLERIKAKGITVVPVLLHVGLGTFRPVKVENAEEHVMHSEFCQVTEEAAETLNRIRQAGGRIVCVGTTSVRTLETMATEDGIVHAGAKDTAIFIYPGVKIKAVDALITNFHLPQSTLLMLVSALTGRDEALSVYREAVQERYRFFSFGDAMFIE from the coding sequence ATGAAAACTTCCGACTTCAACTACGACCTTCCCGAAGAGCTGATTGCCCAGACCCCCGTGGAACCGCGGGATCACAGCCGTCTCCTGGTATACCACCGGAAAAACGGACAGATTGAGCATAAGCACTTCTACGATATTATTGATTATCTCAACCCGGGAGATGCCCTGGTCATTAACGAGACCAAGGTCATCCCCGCGCGTCTGCTCGGTGTGAAGGAAGACACCGGCGTTCCGGTGGAGGTTCTCCTCCTGCGCAGGCACAACGCCACAGACTGGGAAGCCCTCGTCCGCCCCGGCCGCAGGCTTCGTCCCGGGACCATCTGTTCCTTCGGGGACGGTTTGCTCCGCTGCGAAGTGCTGGACAACGTGGAGGACATCGGCGGACGGATCGTCCGTTTCCACTGCGACGGTGTCTTTGAGGAAGTGCTGGACCGTCTGGGCGAGATGCCCCTGCCGCCCTATATTCACGAAAAGCTGGCGGACGCGAACCGGTACCAGACCGTCTACGCGAAACAGGAAGGTTCCGCCGCCGCCCCCACGGCCGGCCTCCACTTCACGCCGGAGCTGCTGGAGCGGATCAAGGCCAAAGGAATCACCGTTGTTCCTGTCCTGCTCCATGTGGGTCTTGGCACCTTCCGCCCCGTGAAGGTGGAGAACGCGGAAGAGCACGTCATGCACAGCGAGTTCTGCCAGGTAACGGAAGAAGCGGCCGAAACGCTGAACCGGATCCGTCAGGCCGGCGGCCGGATCGTCTGTGTCGGCACCACCTCCGTGCGTACGCTGGAAACCATGGCCACCGAGGACGGAATCGTCCATGCCGGTGCCAAAGACACCGCCATCTTCATTTACCCGGGTGTCAAAATCAAGGCGGTGGATGCCCTGATCACCAACTTCCATCTTCCCCAGAGTACCCTGCTCATGCTTGTCAGCGCCCTGACAGGCCGGGATGAAGCATTGAGCGTTTACCGTGAAGCCGTTCAGGAAAGATACCGTTTCTTCTCCTTCGGCGACGCCATGTTTATCGAATAA
- the ruvC gene encoding crossover junction endodeoxyribonuclease RuvC, producing the protein MIVLGIDPGYALMGWGVVEAEGSRMKLINYGCIETKAGVPMQNRLRTLQLGVRDLLNIYHPDDVAFEELFFARNVTTALMVGAARGAAIIAAAEYTQNLYEYTPMQIKQAITGYGKADKKQIQQMVKLLLKLDEIPKPDDAADAIACAITHCQAGVAKSQFLMK; encoded by the coding sequence TTGATCGTTCTTGGCATCGATCCGGGCTATGCCCTGATGGGCTGGGGCGTGGTGGAGGCGGAAGGCAGCCGTATGAAGCTGATCAACTACGGCTGTATTGAGACCAAAGCCGGCGTCCCCATGCAGAACCGCCTGCGCACGCTGCAGCTCGGCGTCCGGGACCTGCTCAACATCTACCACCCCGATGATGTGGCGTTTGAAGAGCTGTTTTTCGCCCGGAACGTGACCACCGCCCTGATGGTCGGCGCCGCCCGCGGCGCGGCAATCATCGCTGCGGCTGAATACACCCAGAACCTTTACGAATATACCCCCATGCAGATCAAGCAGGCGATCACCGGATACGGCAAAGCCGATAAGAAGCAGATCCAGCAGATGGTCAAGCTTCTGCTGAAGCTGGATGAAATCCCAAAGCCGGATGACGCCGCTGATGCCATCGCCTGTGCCATCACCCATTGCCAGGCCGGCGTGGCCAAATCCCAATTCCTGATGAAATAG
- the ruvA gene encoding Holliday junction branch migration protein RuvA, which translates to MYAFIEGEVCEKLNGSLVLLASGVGWQLNCSNNTLQAAPPVGEKMRCYTYLSVREDAMELFGFATREEKEMFLQLTSVSGIGPKTALGVLGAMPLRDLNLAILLEDVNALSRAPGIGKKTAQRIALELKDKISQADVSAAAAPSQGAAAPSLSSDAVTEAIEALIALGYSSTEARNAISQIKDQTDKPEELIRLALRAMAGF; encoded by the coding sequence ATGTACGCGTTTATCGAAGGCGAAGTCTGCGAAAAGCTGAACGGCAGCCTCGTCCTTCTGGCTTCCGGCGTCGGCTGGCAGCTCAACTGCTCCAACAACACCCTGCAGGCGGCTCCGCCCGTGGGGGAAAAGATGCGCTGCTACACTTATCTTTCCGTCCGGGAGGACGCAATGGAGCTCTTTGGCTTCGCCACGCGGGAAGAGAAAGAGATGTTCCTTCAGCTGACCTCCGTTTCGGGCATCGGTCCCAAGACCGCCCTGGGCGTCCTGGGTGCCATGCCCCTGCGGGATCTGAACCTCGCGATCCTGCTCGAGGACGTCAATGCCCTGTCCCGTGCGCCGGGCATCGGAAAGAAAACCGCCCAGCGGATCGCGCTGGAGCTGAAGGACAAAATCAGCCAGGCGGATGTTTCCGCCGCGGCTGCTCCGTCGCAGGGCGCCGCCGCGCCTTCGCTCAGTTCCGACGCGGTGACCGAAGCGATCGAAGCGCTGATTGCCCTGGGATATTCCTCCACAGAAGCGCGGAACGCCATTTCCCAGATCAAAGACCAGACCGACAAGCCGGAAGAACTGATCCGCCTGGCACTCAGGGCCATGGCGGGATTCTGA
- a CDS encoding helix-turn-helix transcriptional regulator: protein MSEMIRDSSLCQAFACYRMDTPANSSFFPVVPHSHYFSEVMLMRSGVCRVVRGGYTYILKPGELIYISPLVRHSVESADGNPVVFDVVKFSATRLREIPSYLSDLRSFSLDVSHAHLSSYMNAEDVKRWQLDKVIQECVVECEKQDFAWDLEVRAMLYLLITGLSRFWLGKRDTMTDYKPQPQDPILEIPAYIEQHISEPLKVEDLAAQCNLSYPWFAKRFREFYGLSCKQFIQQLRNEAVELYLVYSDLDLASISDRTGYTDCSHMVKEFRRMTGTTPGQYRSMMKIQGHSPLIPFSRATPSNHPSKG, encoded by the coding sequence TTGAGCGAAATGATCCGGGATTCTTCCCTCTGCCAGGCCTTTGCGTGCTACCGCATGGATACCCCTGCCAACAGCAGCTTTTTCCCCGTTGTGCCGCACAGCCACTATTTCAGCGAAGTCATGCTGATGCGCAGCGGCGTCTGCCGGGTTGTCCGCGGAGGCTACACCTATATCCTGAAGCCGGGCGAGCTGATCTATATCTCGCCGCTGGTTCGCCACTCTGTTGAATCTGCGGACGGCAATCCCGTTGTCTTTGACGTGGTCAAATTCAGCGCCACCCGCCTGCGGGAGATTCCTTCCTATCTGTCTGATCTGCGTTCCTTCTCCCTGGACGTTTCCCATGCGCATCTGTCCTCCTATATGAACGCCGAGGATGTCAAGCGCTGGCAGCTGGATAAAGTCATCCAGGAGTGCGTGGTCGAATGTGAAAAGCAGGATTTCGCCTGGGATCTTGAAGTCCGTGCCATGCTCTACCTGCTGATCACCGGTCTTTCCCGCTTCTGGCTGGGTAAACGGGATACCATGACGGACTATAAGCCGCAGCCCCAGGATCCCATTCTGGAAATTCCGGCCTATATTGAGCAGCACATCTCCGAGCCGCTGAAGGTGGAAGACCTGGCCGCACAGTGCAACCTCAGCTATCCCTGGTTCGCCAAGCGTTTCCGTGAGTTCTACGGCCTGAGCTGCAAGCAGTTCATCCAGCAGCTCCGCAATGAGGCAGTGGAACTGTACCTCGTATACTCCGATCTGGACCTTGCCTCCATCAGTGACCGGACCGGCTACACCGACTGCAGTCACATGGTCAAGGAGTTCCGCCGGATGACCGGTACAACCCCCGGTCAGTACCGCTCCATGATGAAAATACAGGGGCATTCACCCCTGATCCCCTTTTCCCGTGCAACGCCTTCCAATCATCCCTCAAAGGGTTGA
- the ruvB gene encoding Holliday junction branch migration DNA helicase RuvB produces MDDRLMTGSYMAEDSSVEQTLRPHTLKDYVGQQAVKSSLDIYIQAALSRHDALDHMLLYGPPGLGKTTLACIVAAEMGQNIRVTSGPAIERPGDLASILSNLNAGDVLFIDEIHRLSRQVEEVLYPAMEDYAIDIMIGKGPTARSIRVDLPKFTLVGATTRAGQLSAPLRDRFGMLFRLEMYTPEELRQIVERSAGILGVDADPEGLLEIARRSRGTPRIANRMLKRVRDYAEVKAGGHISRDIAREALALLDVDELGLDKVDRNILSCMMDKFAGGPVGLDTLAATTGEDAVTIEDVYEPYLMQLGFLMRTPRGRVCTPAAWNHMKKNMPASAEAQIRMEI; encoded by the coding sequence ATGGACGACAGATTGATGACCGGGTCCTATATGGCGGAGGACAGCTCTGTGGAGCAGACCCTCCGTCCCCATACGCTGAAGGACTATGTTGGCCAGCAGGCAGTTAAGAGCAGTCTGGATATCTATATCCAGGCAGCCCTCTCCCGTCATGACGCGCTGGACCATATGCTGCTTTACGGTCCTCCCGGCCTGGGCAAAACCACCCTCGCCTGCATCGTCGCGGCGGAGATGGGACAGAATATCCGTGTCACCAGCGGTCCGGCCATTGAACGGCCCGGCGACCTGGCCTCCATCCTCAGCAACCTGAACGCAGGCGACGTACTCTTCATCGATGAAATCCACCGCCTCTCCCGTCAGGTGGAGGAAGTGCTTTATCCCGCCATGGAGGACTACGCCATCGATATCATGATCGGCAAGGGCCCCACCGCCCGGAGCATCCGCGTGGACCTGCCGAAGTTCACCCTGGTGGGTGCCACCACCCGTGCCGGGCAGCTTTCCGCTCCCCTGCGCGACCGTTTCGGTATGCTGTTCCGCCTGGAGATGTATACGCCGGAAGAGCTCCGGCAGATCGTGGAACGCAGCGCCGGCATCCTCGGTGTGGACGCGGATCCGGAAGGCTTGCTGGAGATTGCCCGCCGCAGCCGCGGTACGCCCCGTATCGCCAACCGTATGCTCAAGCGTGTCCGGGACTATGCCGAAGTGAAAGCCGGCGGCCATATCAGCCGGGATATCGCTCGGGAAGCCCTGGCCCTGCTGGACGTGGATGAACTTGGCCTGGACAAGGTGGATCGGAACATTCTTTCCTGCATGATGGACAAGTTTGCCGGCGGCCCGGTAGGCCTGGATACCCTGGCAGCCACCACCGGCGAGGACGCCGTCACCATTGAGGACGTATATGAGCCTTATCTGATGCAGCTGGGCTTCCTCATGCGGACTCCCCGCGGACGGGTCTGCACCCCCGCCGCCTGGAACCATATGAAAAAGAACATGCCTGCCTCCGCAGAAGCCCAAATCAGGATGGAGATCTGA
- the tuf gene encoding elongation factor Tu, whose translation MAKGRYERTKPHVNIGTIGHVDHGKTTLTAAITMTLAIKGEAQAMRYDEIDKAPEEKARGITINTAHVEYETAKRHYAHVDCPGHADYVKNMITGAAQMDGAILVVSAPDGPMPQTREHILLARQVGVPYIVVFMNKTDMMDDEELLELVEMEIRELLSSYDFPGDEIPIIKGSALKVLEYLQAGGTDVDNAPECKCIWELMDAVDSYIPEPERATDQPFLMPVEDVFSISGRGTVATGRVERGTVKVSDPVEIVGLMDKPRNTVVTGVEMFHKLLDQAEAGDNIGALLRGIQRNEVERGQVLAKPGSIHPHTHCIGQVYVLTKEEGGRHTPFFNGYRPQFYFRTTDVTGNIKLPDGVEMVMPGDNIDMEITLITPIAMEQGLRFAIREGGRTVGSGVVAKVIE comes from the coding sequence ATGGCAAAAGGACGTTATGAACGGACAAAGCCCCATGTAAACATCGGTACCATCGGTCACGTTGACCATGGCAAGACCACCCTGACCGCTGCGATCACCATGACCCTGGCGATCAAGGGCGAAGCGCAGGCTATGCGCTATGACGAAATCGACAAGGCTCCCGAAGAAAAAGCACGTGGAATCACCATCAATACCGCTCACGTTGAGTATGAGACCGCAAAGCGTCACTATGCTCACGTGGACTGCCCCGGCCACGCTGACTATGTTAAGAACATGATCACCGGTGCTGCCCAGATGGACGGTGCTATCCTGGTGGTTTCTGCTCCCGATGGCCCGATGCCCCAGACCCGTGAGCACATCCTGCTCGCCCGTCAGGTTGGCGTGCCCTACATCGTCGTGTTCATGAACAAGACCGACATGATGGACGACGAAGAGCTGCTGGAGCTGGTTGAAATGGAAATCCGTGAGCTGCTGAGCAGCTACGACTTCCCCGGCGACGAGATCCCGATCATCAAGGGATCCGCTCTGAAGGTTCTTGAGTACCTGCAGGCTGGCGGCACCGACGTTGACAACGCTCCCGAGTGCAAGTGCATCTGGGAACTGATGGACGCCGTCGACAGCTATATCCCCGAACCCGAACGTGCAACCGACCAGCCCTTCCTGATGCCCGTCGAAGACGTGTTCTCCATCTCCGGCCGCGGCACCGTGGCTACCGGCCGTGTTGAGCGTGGTACCGTTAAGGTGTCCGATCCGGTCGAAATCGTCGGCCTGATGGACAAGCCCCGGAACACCGTTGTTACCGGTGTTGAAATGTTCCACAAGCTGCTGGACCAGGCGGAAGCCGGCGACAACATCGGCGCCCTGCTGCGTGGTATCCAGAGGAACGAAGTCGAGCGCGGCCAGGTTCTGGCTAAGCCCGGCAGCATCCATCCCCACACCCACTGCATCGGCCAGGTGTACGTGCTGACCAAGGAAGAAGGCGGCCGTCATACCCCCTTCTTCAACGGCTATCGTCCCCAGTTCTACTTCCGGACGACTGACGTTACCGGCAACATCAAGCTGCCCGACGGCGTGGAAATGGTGATGCCCGGCGATAACATCGACATGGAAATCACCCTGATCACCCCCATCGCTATGGAGCAGGGACTGCGCTTCGCTATCCGTGAAGGCGGCCGTACTGTTGGTTCCGGCGTTGTGGCCAAGGTCATTGAGTAA
- a CDS encoding TIGR03905 family TSCPD domain-containing protein — MFNYKCRGTCSTSIDLEIQDGIITFCRINDGCKGNTQGVAKLALGRPAEEVAAMLEGIQCRGGTSCPDQLAQAIKAYHD; from the coding sequence ATGTTCAACTATAAATGCAGAGGAACCTGCTCCACTTCCATTGACCTGGAGATCCAGGACGGCATCATCACCTTCTGCCGGATTAACGACGGCTGCAAGGGCAACACCCAGGGTGTGGCCAAGCTGGCTCTCGGCCGTCCCGCTGAAGAAGTTGCCGCTATGCTCGAGGGCATTCAGTGCCGCGGCGGTACTTCCTGTCCTGATCAGCTCGCACAGGCGATTAAAGCATATCACGACTGA